In Sinorhizobium numidicum, the following proteins share a genomic window:
- the ehuA gene encoding ectoine/hydroxyectoine ABC transporter ATP-binding protein EhuA, producing MPEPIIRIDNIVKRYGPLTVLDGLSMEVMPGEKLALIGPSGSGKTTILRILMTLETISDGFIQVDGEQLYHIKKGGSLVPADERHLHKMREKIGMVFQHFNLFPHKCVLDNVTLAPMLTKGMARAAAERRAMELLDMVGMADKAKSMPAQLSGGQKQRVAIARALALSPKIMLFDEVTSALDPELVEEVLNVMRKLAAETDMTMLLVTHEMGFAHDFADRVLFFDRGKIVEEGRPEDIFRHPKQERTQTFLRKIIAAGHRV from the coding sequence ATGCCCGAGCCGATCATCCGCATCGACAATATCGTCAAGAGGTACGGTCCACTGACCGTGCTTGACGGCCTGTCCATGGAGGTGATGCCGGGTGAAAAGCTCGCCCTCATCGGCCCGTCCGGCTCGGGCAAGACAACCATCCTTCGCATTCTGATGACGCTGGAAACGATCAGCGACGGCTTCATTCAGGTCGATGGAGAGCAGCTCTACCACATCAAGAAGGGGGGCAGCCTTGTGCCCGCCGACGAGCGGCATCTTCATAAAATGCGTGAGAAGATTGGCATGGTCTTCCAGCACTTCAATCTGTTTCCCCACAAATGCGTGCTCGACAATGTGACGCTGGCGCCGATGCTGACGAAGGGCATGGCGCGCGCGGCAGCCGAGAGGCGGGCGATGGAACTTCTGGACATGGTCGGCATGGCCGATAAGGCGAAGAGCATGCCGGCGCAGCTTTCCGGCGGACAGAAGCAGCGCGTCGCCATTGCCAGGGCGCTGGCGCTGTCGCCGAAGATCATGCTGTTTGACGAGGTGACCTCCGCCCTCGACCCGGAATTGGTCGAGGAGGTCTTGAACGTCATGCGCAAGCTTGCGGCTGAGACGGATATGACGATGCTTCTCGTCACCCATGAAATGGGCTTTGCCCATGATTTCGCAGACCGGGTGCTCTTTTTCGATCGCGGCAAGATCGTCGAGGAGGGCAGGCCCGAGGATATTTTCCGGCATCCCAAGCAGGAGCGCACGCAAACCTTCCTGCGCAAGATCATAGCGGCAGGGCACCGCGTCTGA
- a CDS encoding aspartate aminotransferase family protein, whose translation MLERSNELTAWDRDHFFHPSTHMGTHARGETPTRVIGGGEGVYITDIAGKRSLDAFAGLYCVNVGYGRQKIAEAIAEQAKNLAYYHAYVGHGTEASIRLSKMIIERAPQGMSRVYFGLSGSDANETNIKLIWYYNNILGRPEKKKIISRWRGYHGSGVMTGSLTGLQLFHNAFDLPRAPILHTEAPYYFRRPDRSMSEEQFSQYCADKLEEMIVAEGPDTIAAFIGEPILGTGGIVPPPKGYWQKIQAVLEKYDILLVADEVVTGFGRLGSMFGSDHYGIKPDLITIAKGLTSAYAPLSGTIVSDKVWEVLVRGSDELGPIGHGWTYSAHPICAAAGIANLELIDELGIVENAGSTGTYFRTELQRAVGDHRNVGEVRGDGLMAAIEFVEDRDDRKFFDPARKIGPQVATALAERGVIGRAMPQGDILGFAPPLCLTREEADIVVKAAADAVQFVLGR comes from the coding sequence ATGCTCGAAAGAAGCAACGAACTCACCGCCTGGGATCGCGATCACTTCTTCCATCCGTCCACCCACATGGGGACGCACGCGCGCGGCGAGACCCCGACCCGCGTCATCGGCGGCGGCGAAGGCGTTTACATCACTGACATTGCAGGAAAGCGGAGCCTTGATGCCTTCGCGGGTCTCTACTGCGTCAATGTCGGCTACGGCCGCCAGAAGATCGCCGAGGCGATCGCAGAGCAGGCAAAGAATCTTGCGTATTATCATGCCTATGTCGGCCACGGCACGGAGGCATCCATTCGGCTTTCAAAGATGATCATCGAGCGGGCGCCTCAGGGCATGTCCCGCGTTTATTTCGGGCTTTCCGGTTCAGATGCCAACGAAACCAACATCAAGCTGATCTGGTATTACAACAATATCCTCGGCCGGCCGGAGAAGAAGAAGATCATCTCGCGCTGGCGGGGCTATCACGGCTCGGGCGTGATGACCGGCTCATTGACCGGCCTGCAGCTCTTCCACAATGCCTTCGACCTGCCGCGCGCGCCGATCCTGCATACGGAAGCGCCCTATTATTTCCGCCGTCCCGACCGCTCGATGAGCGAAGAGCAGTTCTCCCAATATTGCGCTGACAAACTGGAGGAGATGATCGTCGCCGAGGGACCGGATACGATCGCCGCCTTCATCGGCGAGCCGATTCTTGGCACCGGTGGCATCGTGCCGCCTCCGAAGGGCTACTGGCAGAAGATTCAGGCGGTGCTCGAAAAATACGATATCCTGCTCGTCGCTGACGAGGTCGTGACCGGCTTCGGCCGTCTTGGGAGCATGTTCGGCTCCGATCATTACGGCATCAAGCCGGATCTCATCACCATCGCAAAGGGACTGACCTCGGCCTATGCGCCGCTTTCCGGAACGATCGTGTCGGACAAGGTCTGGGAGGTGCTGGTGCGGGGTTCCGACGAGCTTGGTCCGATCGGGCATGGCTGGACCTATTCCGCACACCCGATCTGTGCCGCGGCCGGCATCGCCAATCTCGAGCTGATCGACGAACTCGGTATCGTAGAGAATGCCGGTTCGACGGGTACCTATTTCCGGACGGAACTGCAAAGGGCCGTCGGCGATCATCGCAACGTCGGCGAGGTGCGTGGCGACGGATTGATGGCGGCGATCGAATTCGTGGAGGATCGCGACGATCGCAAGTTCTTCGATCCCGCCCGAAAAATCGGGCCGCAAGTGGCGACGGCGCTTGCCGAGCGCGGTGTCATCGGCCGCGCCATGCCGCAGGGCGATATTCTAGGCTTCGCTCCGCCGCTATGTCTGACACGGGAGGAGGCCGATATCGTTGTAAAAGCCGCAGCCGACGCGGTCCAGTTCGTACTCGGCCGCTGA
- the ehuB gene encoding ectoine/hydroxyectoine ABC transporter substrate-binding protein EhuB, protein MKLRQFMAMAAGATALMAVAAATPAAADENKLEELKEQGFARIAIANEPPFTAVGADGKVSGAAPDVAREIFKRLGVPDVVASISEYGAMIPGLQAGRHDAITAGLFMKPERCAAVAYSQPILCDAEAFALKKGNPLGLKSYKDIADNPDAKIGAPGGGTEEKLALEAGVPRDRVIVVPDGQSGLKMLQDGRIDVYSLPVLSINDLVSKANDPNIEVVAPVEGAPVYCDGAAFRKGDEALRDAFDVELAKMKESGEFAKIIEPYGFSAKAAMSTTREKLCAAK, encoded by the coding sequence ATGAAACTGAGACAATTCATGGCAATGGCGGCAGGTGCCACGGCGTTGATGGCAGTTGCTGCGGCCACACCTGCTGCGGCAGATGAAAACAAGCTGGAGGAACTGAAGGAACAGGGCTTCGCGCGTATCGCCATCGCCAACGAGCCGCCCTTTACGGCAGTCGGGGCTGACGGCAAGGTCTCCGGTGCTGCGCCGGATGTTGCCCGAGAAATCTTCAAGCGGCTTGGCGTTCCGGACGTCGTCGCTTCCATCTCCGAATATGGCGCGATGATCCCGGGTCTGCAGGCAGGCCGGCACGACGCAATCACCGCCGGTCTCTTCATGAAGCCGGAGCGTTGCGCGGCCGTTGCCTATTCCCAGCCGATCCTCTGCGATGCCGAGGCCTTTGCGCTGAAGAAGGGCAATCCGCTCGGGCTCAAGAGCTATAAGGACATCGCCGACAACCCGGATGCGAAAATCGGCGCACCCGGCGGCGGTACCGAGGAGAAGCTCGCGCTCGAAGCTGGCGTGCCGCGCGATCGCGTCATCGTCGTGCCGGATGGCCAGAGCGGACTGAAGATGCTGCAGGACGGCCGCATCGACGTCTATTCACTGCCGGTTCTCTCGATCAATGACCTCGTCTCCAAGGCGAATGATCCGAACATCGAAGTGGTGGCGCCGGTCGAAGGTGCGCCGGTCTATTGCGATGGCGCCGCCTTCAGGAAAGGCGACGAGGCGTTGCGCGATGCCTTCGATGTCGAACTCGCCAAGATGAAGGAGTCGGGTGAGTTCGCGAAGATCATCGAACCCTACGGCTTCTCGGCCAAGGCCGCGATGTCGACCACGCGCGAGAAGCTCTGCGCCGCGAAGTAG
- a CDS encoding PLP-dependent aminotransferase family protein → MTNWMPDTAQLRRPAYLSLAEQFARAIQEGRLQNGTRLPTHRKLADDLKLSVQTVSRAYDELIRRGLISGEVGRGSFVQTRPREPEPPYLPERLGEVIDLSILKPVCEQIHLEKMRQAFAWLAENLPPSSALSFRPNMVFPRHRNVAAEWLSRCGLDVSPLNISLTNGATSAMTVALMSVAPPGSTIATEAISHHTLVPLSTYLGIHLEGLPIDHDGMMPEALDEACRKGVIRAIFLQPSVINPTATLMSAERRAALAEVARRHDIAIIENDILGPLVEGRLPPVAALAPERTLYVTSFTKITVPGLRIGYLAAPDRYVAAVANRHLVSNWMATPSIAEIATRWVSDGTAMELVNWQRRALAARHAIAEETLGSLAHRTHPQSLHLWLPLPEGHSEDAFVSQARLRGVAIAPGASFRTADSGWRPAVRISLGSTTEQELRTGLGIVASLALGDPEALLLVI, encoded by the coding sequence ATGACAAATTGGATGCCCGACACCGCTCAGTTGCGCCGCCCGGCCTATCTATCGCTGGCCGAACAGTTTGCCCGCGCCATTCAGGAGGGCAGGCTTCAGAACGGTACGCGGCTGCCCACGCACCGTAAGCTCGCCGACGATCTTAAGCTCTCCGTGCAGACGGTGAGCCGCGCCTATGATGAGCTTATCCGACGGGGGTTAATCTCGGGCGAGGTTGGCCGGGGCAGCTTCGTACAAACGCGGCCGCGGGAGCCGGAGCCGCCCTATCTGCCGGAGCGGCTCGGCGAAGTGATCGATTTATCGATCCTCAAGCCCGTTTGCGAACAGATCCATCTCGAAAAGATGCGTCAGGCGTTCGCCTGGCTTGCGGAGAACCTGCCGCCGAGTTCCGCTCTTTCCTTCCGGCCAAACATGGTGTTCCCGCGCCACCGCAATGTCGCGGCTGAATGGCTTTCACGCTGCGGCCTTGATGTTTCGCCGCTCAATATCAGCCTCACAAACGGCGCGACGTCGGCCATGACGGTGGCGCTGATGAGCGTCGCACCGCCGGGTTCAACAATCGCCACCGAGGCGATCAGCCATCACACGCTGGTGCCGCTTTCGACCTATCTCGGCATTCACCTGGAAGGTCTGCCGATCGACCACGACGGCATGATGCCCGAGGCCCTGGACGAGGCATGCCGGAAAGGCGTCATTCGCGCCATTTTCCTGCAGCCATCGGTGATCAATCCGACCGCGACCCTCATGAGCGCCGAACGGCGCGCCGCGTTGGCGGAGGTGGCACGGCGGCATGACATCGCCATCATCGAGAATGATATTCTGGGCCCGCTGGTCGAAGGGCGCTTACCACCCGTTGCCGCCCTGGCGCCTGAACGCACGCTCTATGTTACGAGTTTCACCAAGATAACGGTTCCGGGGCTCAGGATCGGTTATCTTGCGGCGCCCGACCGCTACGTTGCGGCCGTCGCCAACCGGCATCTCGTATCGAACTGGATGGCGACACCGTCGATCGCCGAGATCGCCACGCGCTGGGTGAGCGACGGCACTGCGATGGAACTCGTCAATTGGCAGCGCCGGGCTCTTGCCGCTCGCCATGCGATCGCCGAGGAGACGCTCGGCAGTCTCGCCCATCGCACCCACCCGCAGAGCCTGCATCTTTGGCTGCCGCTGCCCGAGGGGCACTCCGAGGACGCCTTTGTCTCACAGGCGCGTCTGCGCGGGGTTGCAATCGCACCGGGCGCCTCCTTCCGCACCGCTGACAGCGGCTGGCGCCCGGCAGTCCGCATATCGCTCGGCTCGACCACCGAGCAGGAACTGCGCACCGGTCTCGGTATCGTCGCATCACTGGCACTCGGCGATCCGGAGGCATTGCTGCTCGTGATTTGA
- a CDS encoding NAD-dependent succinate-semialdehyde dehydrogenase, which produces MNAVFARTTFHDALKHLNDRQLLRELAYSGGRWIAGGDSKSLEVRDPATGATLAFVAALDAAQTSQAIDAAEKAFRSWRDMLPQARAAILRKWHDLMLAAREDLALLMTLEQGKPLAESRGEIDYAASFIEWYAEEGKRLNAESVTSHLAGAEMIVRREALGVVGVVTPWNFPSAMITRKAAAALAAGCTVVAHPSSETPLSALALAELGERAGLPAGVFNVVTGNAATIVGRMSEDARVRAMSFTGSTEIGKLIAGQCAPTMKRLVMELGGHAPLIVFADANVEKAADIAIAAKFATSGQDCLAANRIYVERPILKSFNEAFAARIARLQVASGLEPGTDIGPLMHARAVAKVEEQIADALKRGANLLAGGKRHPAGPLFFTPTLLSDVPDDALIMREETFGPVAAVTAFDSEAEVIARANDTAYGLVAYVVTENGGRQMRLARALEYGMVAINRVKITGGPIPFGGWKQSGLGREGSRHGMEAFTELKYLCIDTAA; this is translated from the coding sequence ATGAACGCCGTTTTCGCGCGCACCACCTTTCATGACGCCTTGAAGCACTTGAACGATCGGCAACTGCTGCGGGAGCTCGCCTATAGCGGCGGCCGCTGGATCGCTGGAGGTGACAGCAAGAGCCTGGAAGTGCGAGACCCGGCAACCGGCGCGACGCTCGCTTTCGTTGCTGCGCTCGATGCCGCCCAGACATCGCAAGCGATCGACGCTGCGGAAAAGGCGTTCAGATCCTGGCGCGACATGCTCCCGCAAGCGCGCGCTGCGATCCTGCGCAAGTGGCACGACCTGATGCTCGCGGCCCGCGAGGACCTTGCCCTCCTGATGACGCTGGAACAGGGTAAGCCACTCGCCGAGTCGCGCGGCGAGATCGATTACGCGGCCTCTTTCATCGAGTGGTATGCGGAGGAAGGCAAACGTCTCAACGCCGAAAGCGTGACGAGCCATCTCGCCGGTGCAGAAATGATCGTCCGCCGTGAGGCGCTCGGCGTCGTCGGCGTCGTCACACCCTGGAACTTTCCCTCCGCAATGATCACGCGCAAGGCGGCGGCAGCGCTTGCCGCCGGCTGCACTGTGGTTGCGCACCCCTCCTCCGAGACGCCGCTCTCTGCCCTCGCCTTGGCTGAACTCGGTGAACGCGCCGGCCTTCCGGCCGGTGTCTTCAACGTCGTCACCGGCAATGCCGCGACGATCGTCGGGCGGATGAGCGAGGATGCCCGCGTGCGCGCCATGAGCTTCACTGGGTCAACTGAAATCGGCAAGCTGATTGCGGGCCAATGTGCTCCGACGATGAAACGGCTGGTCATGGAGCTCGGCGGTCATGCGCCGCTGATCGTCTTTGCTGATGCCAATGTGGAGAAGGCGGCGGATATTGCAATTGCCGCGAAGTTTGCGACCTCCGGACAGGACTGCCTTGCCGCCAACCGCATCTATGTCGAGCGGCCGATCCTCAAATCCTTCAACGAGGCTTTCGCCGCGCGCATTGCTCGCCTGCAGGTGGCCTCCGGGCTTGAGCCAGGCACGGATATCGGCCCGCTGATGCACGCGCGCGCCGTCGCCAAGGTCGAGGAGCAGATAGCAGACGCTTTGAAGCGGGGCGCGAATCTTCTGGCCGGCGGAAAGCGTCATCCTGCAGGGCCGCTGTTCTTCACGCCGACACTGTTGAGCGATGTGCCGGATGACGCACTGATCATGCGCGAGGAGACATTCGGCCCGGTCGCTGCCGTCACCGCCTTCGACAGCGAGGCAGAAGTGATCGCCCGAGCCAACGATACCGCATATGGGCTTGTTGCCTATGTCGTTACGGAAAACGGGGGCCGCCAGATGCGGCTTGCCCGGGCCCTCGAATACGGAATGGTCGCGATCAACCGGGTGAAGATCACCGGCGGACCGATACCGTTCGGCGGATGGAAGCAATCCGGACTCGGTCGCGAGGGCTCCCGGCACGGCATGGAGGCCTTCACCGAACTCAAATATCTCTGCATCGACACCGCCGCCTGA
- a CDS encoding alcohol dehydrogenase family protein, whose amino-acid sequence MMHSVPKTMAAVQLTGHGGLDKLVYRRDVAVPVPEAGEVLIRVTACGMNNTDVWVRQGAYGTEDDPSAVSTWRRQGNTLTFPRIQGTDAVGHVVAVGDGVDEARIGERVMVDFSIYNRDDDSLADIDYMGHGRDGGYAEYMALPAENAHVVATDLTDIELATFCCAYLTGERMLERARLSAGERILVTGASGGVGSAIIQLARARGAIPIAVAGPGKEAAMLDIGAEAVVTRGRGDLAKAVHEAVRGQPIDVVADLVGGPLFNDLLKILRPEGRYTTAGAIAGPVVQLDLRTMYLKQLELHGSSQGSRADFRRLVRYIEEKKIRPLVGGVYPLSEFHRAQTDFMAKNFVGKLVVMPD is encoded by the coding sequence ATGATGCATTCTGTTCCGAAGACCATGGCCGCCGTCCAATTGACGGGACATGGCGGACTGGACAAGCTTGTCTATCGCCGGGACGTCGCCGTGCCGGTTCCCGAGGCAGGCGAGGTCCTGATCAGGGTTACCGCCTGCGGCATGAACAACACCGATGTCTGGGTGCGCCAAGGCGCCTATGGGACGGAGGATGATCCGTCCGCTGTCTCGACCTGGCGGCGGCAGGGCAACACGCTCACGTTCCCGCGAATTCAGGGCACCGACGCCGTCGGACACGTCGTGGCTGTCGGTGACGGGGTCGACGAGGCCCGCATAGGCGAGCGCGTCATGGTCGATTTCTCGATCTACAACCGCGACGACGACAGTTTGGCCGACATCGACTACATGGGCCATGGCCGCGACGGCGGCTATGCCGAATACATGGCATTGCCCGCCGAGAACGCTCATGTGGTCGCAACCGACCTCACGGATATCGAGCTCGCGACCTTCTGCTGCGCCTACTTGACTGGCGAACGCATGCTGGAAAGAGCGAGGCTTTCGGCTGGCGAGCGAATTCTCGTCACCGGCGCATCCGGCGGCGTAGGTTCCGCGATCATTCAGCTCGCCCGCGCCCGCGGCGCCATTCCGATTGCCGTAGCGGGTCCCGGCAAGGAAGCCGCCATGCTCGATATAGGCGCCGAGGCCGTCGTTACGCGCGGTCGTGGCGATCTCGCTAAGGCCGTGCATGAGGCGGTGAGAGGTCAACCGATCGATGTAGTTGCCGATCTCGTAGGTGGTCCTCTTTTCAACGATCTCTTGAAGATCCTCCGCCCGGAGGGCCGCTACACCACCGCAGGGGCTATCGCCGGTCCTGTCGTGCAGCTCGATCTCAGGACGATGTATCTGAAGCAATTGGAGCTGCACGGATCAAGCCAGGGCAGCCGCGCCGATTTCCGGCGGCTGGTGCGATATATCGAGGAGAAAAAGATCCGCCCACTTGTTGGCGGCGTCTATCCCTTGTCGGAATTCCATCGGGCACAGACGGATTTCATGGCGAAGAACTTCGTCGGCAAGCTCGTGGTCATGCCGGACTGA
- a CDS encoding Lrp/AsnC family transcriptional regulator, translating to MKLDAIDLRILEAIQADGRITKLALAEKAGLSPTPCWMRLRKLEKAGIVTGYHARVALRRVAPVASVMVEVTLGNHRQADFDRFERAVAAIPEIVSCWSVGGGVDYFLKVVTSDIDAYQRLVDELLERELGIERYFTYIVTKTVKEETVLPLGTLLPLTH from the coding sequence ATGAAACTTGACGCGATCGATCTGCGGATCCTGGAGGCGATCCAGGCTGATGGGCGCATCACCAAGCTGGCGCTCGCCGAGAAGGCTGGCCTGTCGCCCACGCCTTGCTGGATGCGGCTCAGAAAACTGGAAAAGGCCGGCATCGTCACCGGCTATCATGCGCGCGTCGCCCTGCGCCGGGTTGCACCAGTGGCCAGCGTGATGGTGGAGGTTACACTCGGCAACCACCGGCAAGCGGATTTCGACCGTTTCGAGCGCGCCGTCGCCGCAATTCCCGAGATCGTCTCCTGCTGGTCGGTCGGCGGTGGCGTCGACTATTTCCTCAAGGTCGTTACATCAGACATTGACGCGTATCAGCGGCTGGTCGACGAGTTGCTCGAGCGCGAACTCGGCATCGAGCGCTATTTCACCTACATCGTCACGAAGACGGTCAAGGAGGAGACCGTGCTACCGCTCGGCACGCTATTGCCGCTGACGCACTAG